One genomic window of Actinoplanes lobatus includes the following:
- a CDS encoding glycosyltransferase gives MVKRPEIDPALGLDLVPNRTISSSKATVSIVIPAHNEEATIASVVAEARQGLSLLGIGGEVLVSASGCTDGTVAEAQKTDARVIEAPIGKGAAIKAGLASTSGDIVCLIDGDMQYFGDRPLSTILLEPILSGIADACVTDLYWRPLYPQMWLHGFFAPVCGYLYPEMLPKVGSTPWSGQRAAWRHLWPEEMPDHFTVDLDILMHWNRKALRLRPIVADDWTNPQRPKDDLMSQELDVIIRHGLIDGRLDEATSIALRKWYDRAHSLMAEYKPNIDSPQAFEQELLKASMQELRRQLGLVQR, from the coding sequence ATGGTTAAGCGGCCGGAGATTGATCCTGCCCTCGGGCTCGATTTGGTTCCTAATCGGACGATCAGCAGCTCCAAGGCAACCGTCAGCATCGTAATCCCAGCGCACAATGAAGAAGCCACGATTGCCAGTGTTGTTGCTGAGGCGCGCCAGGGCTTGTCGCTTCTTGGGATCGGCGGCGAGGTGCTCGTTAGCGCAAGCGGATGCACCGATGGGACGGTGGCCGAAGCGCAGAAGACCGACGCTCGGGTCATTGAAGCACCGATTGGTAAAGGCGCAGCCATAAAGGCTGGACTGGCAAGTACGTCAGGCGACATTGTCTGTCTAATCGATGGCGACATGCAGTACTTCGGCGACCGACCGCTATCAACGATCTTGCTTGAGCCAATCCTAAGCGGCATTGCCGACGCGTGTGTCACCGATCTGTATTGGCGTCCCCTGTATCCGCAGATGTGGCTCCACGGTTTTTTTGCGCCAGTCTGCGGCTATCTCTATCCGGAAATGCTTCCGAAGGTAGGCTCCACGCCATGGTCTGGGCAGCGCGCGGCGTGGCGCCACCTCTGGCCTGAGGAGATGCCAGATCACTTTACCGTCGACCTCGACATTCTCATGCATTGGAACCGGAAGGCGCTGCGCCTACGCCCGATTGTCGCGGACGACTGGACAAATCCGCAAAGGCCCAAGGACGATCTAATGAGCCAAGAGTTAGACGTCATAATTCGTCACGGCCTCATCGATGGCCGACTTGACGAAGCCACGTCGATTGCGCTACGCAAGTGGTACGATCGCGCGCACTCTCTGATGGCCGAATATAAGCCCAATATTGACAGCCCGCAGGCTTTCGAGCAGGAACTTCTGAAGGCATCAATGCAGGAGTTGAGGCGGCAGCTTGGTTTGGTCCAACGATAG